The following coding sequences are from one Molothrus aeneus isolate 106 chromosome Z, BPBGC_Maene_1.0, whole genome shotgun sequence window:
- the PMAIP1 gene encoding phorbol-12-myristate-13-acetate-induced protein 1, with the protein MMPGRTPRKAAPPAAPAGREAAVECALELTRIGDRWDLRQRLLNLLAKLFCPGTWAARGHSERNGGGPWLCGFGRRGSTDIGR; encoded by the exons ATGATGCCTGGCCGGACCCCGCGCAAAGCCGCGCCGCCTGCCGCTCCTGCAG GGCGAGAGGCGGCGGTGGAGTGCGCCCTGGAGCTGACCCGCATCGGCGACAGGTGGGACCTGCGGCAGAGGCTCCTGAACCTGCTGGCCAAGCTCTTCTGCCCCGGAACGTGGGCTGCCCGCGGACACAGCGAGCGGAACGGAGGAGGACCTTGGCTTTGTGGGTTCGGAAGAAGAGGCTCCACAGACATTGGGAGATGA